In the Rubrivivax gelatinosus IL144 genome, GATCCTCGAGTCCGGCGAGTTCGCCGACGCCGTGCGCGCCGAGGAGCAGCGCTGGCTGGGCTTGGGCATCCGCTCGGTGCCGGGCGTCGTCGTCAACGAACGCCATCTGATCTCCGGCGGCCAGCCGCCCGAGGTCTTCGAGCAGGCGCTGCGCGAGATCGCCGCCGAAGGCTGATCAGCCGGCTTCGTGTGCGATCGGCGCCAGCCGGTCGAACCAGGGCGCATCGGCTTCCAGCTCGGCGGCCAGCCGCAGCAGCGTCGCCTCGTCGCCCTGGCGGCCCACGGCCTGCACGCCAAGCGGCAGGCCCTCGGGCGTCCAGTGCAGCGGCAGGCTCATCGCCGGCACGCCGGCCAGGTTGGCGAGCTGGGTGAACGGGTACGGCGCCAGGTTCTGCACGAACAGGCGCTGCACACGCGCGTCGAGCGCCCCCCAGCGCGCCAGCGGCGCGAGCAGGCCGCTGGCCAGCAGCGTGTCGGTCAGCCGGGCTTCGGCCGGCGGCGGGTCCAGCGTGCCGTGCGGCAGTGCCGCTCGCGCCGTGGTCGGTGTCAGCCAGACGTCCCAGGCGCCGAAGAACGCGCCCAGCGTGCGTGCGAACTCGTTCCAGCGCGCTAGGCTCTGGGTCAGCGCCGCCGCGTCCAGGCGGCGGCCGTAGGCGGCCATCACGCGCGTCAGCGGCTCGAACTCGGTGTCGCGCGCGCCCAGCGAACGCGCCTGGTCCATCACCGCCGGCACCTGGGCGGCGTAGAGCTTCAGATAACACGCCGCGACCGCGTGGCCGTCGACGGGCGGTGCGGCTTCCTCGACGTGGTGGCCCAGGGCTGCGAGCCGGCGCGCGGCGGCCTGCACCGCGGCCGCGGCCTCGGCGTCGACGGCGGTGCCCAGCGGCGAGGCGATCGAAAACGCGATGCGCAGCCGCGCCAGCGGCCGGCGCAGCGCGGCGACGAAGGGCTCGGCCGGCGCCCCGCCGGCGAACGGGTCACCGGGCTCGGGGCCGCAGAGCACGTCCAGCGCCAGCGCGCTGTCGCGCACGCTGCGCGAGATCACGCCTTCGCTGCAGGCGCCGAACCAGACCTCGCCCAGCCCCGGGCCGTTGGAGATGCGCCCGCGCGACGGCTTCAGCGCGAACAGCCCGCAGAAGGCGGCCGGGATGCGCAGCGAGCCACCACCGTCGTTGCCGCCGGCCATCGGCACGACGCCCGCGGCGACCGCAGCCGCCGAGCCACCGCTGGAGCCGCCGGCGTTGCGTCCCGGGTCCCAGGGGTTGGAGACCGGGCCGAAGGCACGCGAGTCGCTGATGCCCTTGAGCCCGAACTCGGGCAGGTTGGTCTTGGCGAAGACGGTGGCACCCGCGTCGAGCAGCCGGCGCAGCACCGCGGCGTGCCGCGGGGCGACGAAACGTTCGCCGGCGCGGCTGCCGTAGCTGGTCGGCTGGCCGGCGACGTCGGCGACGCTGTCCTTGACGACGAAGGGCACGCCAGTCAGCGGGCCGGCGGCGCCGCGCGCGAGCTGGGCTTCGGCCAGCGTCGGCAGCATGCGGGTGAAGGCATTGAGCCGGGGCTGCACGCGCCCGGCCTGGGCGCGCGCCAAGTCCAGCAGCTCGCGCGCCGAGACCTCGCCGCGGCGCACGAGTTCGGCGAGCGCGGTGGCGTCGTGGCGCAGGTACTCGTCGTGCCGCATTGCGCGGCGATTGTCGCGGCGGCCCCGGCCGCCGCGCAGCGGGTCAGACCCGCAGCCCGGCCCAGCCCAGCACCGCCAGCGGC is a window encoding:
- a CDS encoding amidase; amino-acid sequence: MRHDEYLRHDATALAELVRRGEVSARELLDLARAQAGRVQPRLNAFTRMLPTLAEAQLARGAAGPLTGVPFVVKDSVADVAGQPTSYGSRAGERFVAPRHAAVLRRLLDAGATVFAKTNLPEFGLKGISDSRAFGPVSNPWDPGRNAGGSSGGSAAAVAAGVVPMAGGNDGGGSLRIPAAFCGLFALKPSRGRISNGPGLGEVWFGACSEGVISRSVRDSALALDVLCGPEPGDPFAGGAPAEPFVAALRRPLARLRIAFSIASPLGTAVDAEAAAAVQAAARRLAALGHHVEEAAPPVDGHAVAACYLKLYAAQVPAVMDQARSLGARDTEFEPLTRVMAAYGRRLDAAALTQSLARWNEFARTLGAFFGAWDVWLTPTTARAALPHGTLDPPPAEARLTDTLLASGLLAPLARWGALDARVQRLFVQNLAPYPFTQLANLAGVPAMSLPLHWTPEGLPLGVQAVGRQGDEATLLRLAAELEADAPWFDRLAPIAHEAG